A single window of Vidua chalybeata isolate OUT-0048 chromosome 7, bVidCha1 merged haplotype, whole genome shotgun sequence DNA harbors:
- the NEUROD1 gene encoding neurogenic differentiation factor 1 isoform X2: protein MTKSYSESGLMGEPQPQGPPSWTDECLSSQDEEHELDKKEEDLEGLHAEAEEDSLRNGEEEDEEDDLDEEEEEEEEEEDDDQKPKRRGPKKKKMTKARMERFKLRRMKANARERNRMHGLNAALDNLRKVVPCYSKTQKLSKIETLRLAKNYIWALSEILRSGKSPDLVSFVQTLCKGLSQPTTNLVAGCLQLNPRTFLPEQSQEVPPHVAAAAAGAPFPAHPYPYQSPGLPSPPYGTMDSSHLFHLKPPHAYGAALEPFFESGLAEGASPAFDGPLSPPLSVNGNFSFKHEPAADFDKSYAFSMHYPAAAAAALAAAPAHAAIFPPAASRCEIPVDGLAPYDGHPHHERVLSAQLNAIFHD, encoded by the coding sequence ATGACCAAGTCGTACAGCGAGAGCGGGCTGATGGGCGAGCCCCAGCCGCAGGGCCCCCCGAGCTGGACGGACGAGTGCCTCAGCTCCCAAGACGAGGAGCACGAGCTGGACAAGAAGGAGGAGGACCTGGAGGGTCTGCACGCCGAGGCCGAGGAGGACTCCCTGCGGAACGGAGAGGAGGAGGACGAAGAAGACGACTTGGAcgaagaggaggaggaagaggaggaggaggaagacgACGACCAGAAGCCCAAGAGACGGGGccccaagaagaagaagatgacGAAGGCGCGCATGGAGCGGTTCAAGCTGCGGCGCATGAAGGCCAACGCCCGGGAGCGCAACCGCATGCACGGGCTGAACGCGGCCCTGGACAACCTGCGCAAGGTGGTGCCCTGCTACTCCAAGACGCAGAAGCTCTCCAAGATCGAGACCCTGCGCCTGGCCAAGAACTACATCTGGGCCCTCTCCGAGATCCTCCGCTCGGGCAAGAGCCCGGACCTGGTGTCCTTCGTGCAGACCCTCTGCAAGGGCCTGTCGCAGCCCACCACCAACTTGGTGGCCGGCTGTCTGCAGCTCAACCCGCGGACTTTCCTCCccgagcagagccaggaggtgCCGCCGCacgtggcggcggcggcggcgggcgcgccCTTCCCGGCGCATCCCTACCCCTACCAGTCGCCGGGCTTGCCCAGCCCGCCCTACGGCACCATGGACAGCTCCCACCTCTTCCACCTCAAGCCGCCGCACGCCTACGGCGCCGCGCTGGAGCCCTTCTTCGAGAGCGGGCTGGCGGAGGGCGCCAGCCCCGCCTTCGACGGGCCGCTCAGCCCGCCCCTCAGCGTGAACGGCAACTTCTCCTTCAAGCACGAGCCGGCCGCCGACTTCGACAAGAGCTACGCCTTCTCCATGCACTaccccgccgccgccgccgccgcgctggCCGCCGCGCCCGCCCACGCCGCCATCTTCccgcccgccgcctcccgcTGCGAGATCCCGGTGGACGGGCTGGCGCCGTACGACGGCCACCCGCACCACGAGCGCGTCCTCAGCGCCCAGCTCAACGCCATCTTCCACGACTGA
- the NEUROD1 gene encoding neurogenic differentiation factor 1 isoform X1 codes for MQRLTMTKSYSESGLMGEPQPQGPPSWTDECLSSQDEEHELDKKEEDLEGLHAEAEEDSLRNGEEEDEEDDLDEEEEEEEEEEDDDQKPKRRGPKKKKMTKARMERFKLRRMKANARERNRMHGLNAALDNLRKVVPCYSKTQKLSKIETLRLAKNYIWALSEILRSGKSPDLVSFVQTLCKGLSQPTTNLVAGCLQLNPRTFLPEQSQEVPPHVAAAAAGAPFPAHPYPYQSPGLPSPPYGTMDSSHLFHLKPPHAYGAALEPFFESGLAEGASPAFDGPLSPPLSVNGNFSFKHEPAADFDKSYAFSMHYPAAAAAALAAAPAHAAIFPPAASRCEIPVDGLAPYDGHPHHERVLSAQLNAIFHD; via the coding sequence ATGCAGAGGCTCACCATGACCAAGTCGTACAGCGAGAGCGGGCTGATGGGCGAGCCCCAGCCGCAGGGCCCCCCGAGCTGGACGGACGAGTGCCTCAGCTCCCAAGACGAGGAGCACGAGCTGGACAAGAAGGAGGAGGACCTGGAGGGTCTGCACGCCGAGGCCGAGGAGGACTCCCTGCGGAACGGAGAGGAGGAGGACGAAGAAGACGACTTGGAcgaagaggaggaggaagaggaggaggaggaagacgACGACCAGAAGCCCAAGAGACGGGGccccaagaagaagaagatgacGAAGGCGCGCATGGAGCGGTTCAAGCTGCGGCGCATGAAGGCCAACGCCCGGGAGCGCAACCGCATGCACGGGCTGAACGCGGCCCTGGACAACCTGCGCAAGGTGGTGCCCTGCTACTCCAAGACGCAGAAGCTCTCCAAGATCGAGACCCTGCGCCTGGCCAAGAACTACATCTGGGCCCTCTCCGAGATCCTCCGCTCGGGCAAGAGCCCGGACCTGGTGTCCTTCGTGCAGACCCTCTGCAAGGGCCTGTCGCAGCCCACCACCAACTTGGTGGCCGGCTGTCTGCAGCTCAACCCGCGGACTTTCCTCCccgagcagagccaggaggtgCCGCCGCacgtggcggcggcggcggcgggcgcgccCTTCCCGGCGCATCCCTACCCCTACCAGTCGCCGGGCTTGCCCAGCCCGCCCTACGGCACCATGGACAGCTCCCACCTCTTCCACCTCAAGCCGCCGCACGCCTACGGCGCCGCGCTGGAGCCCTTCTTCGAGAGCGGGCTGGCGGAGGGCGCCAGCCCCGCCTTCGACGGGCCGCTCAGCCCGCCCCTCAGCGTGAACGGCAACTTCTCCTTCAAGCACGAGCCGGCCGCCGACTTCGACAAGAGCTACGCCTTCTCCATGCACTaccccgccgccgccgccgccgcgctggCCGCCGCGCCCGCCCACGCCGCCATCTTCccgcccgccgcctcccgcTGCGAGATCCCGGTGGACGGGCTGGCGCCGTACGACGGCCACCCGCACCACGAGCGCGTCCTCAGCGCCCAGCTCAACGCCATCTTCCACGACTGA